acacatacacacgctgGTCAGACGATCATCAAAATCCGTAAAACTTGAACTTGAATGTACGATCGTAACGTACAACTCCCCACACCCTGGTGTGTCTCTTGGACGCCGCCTCCCAATGTACAGTGTGACTCAATCACCTTGCGTAGGTCTCACCATGGCGCGATCATACAATATCATTCATGCCGGCCGGGCAACAAAACATAACGCCTGCCTACCCTTCCACACCTGTTCGAGAAGCATCGTTTgcaagttgtttgttttcgtcgCAGGAAAAACCCTATCCGATGTTCCGCATCCAGGAGGAGGGATGTGCTGTACCAACACCGAACGGCTCGTGGCCAGATCAGGCGCAGCATAAAAACCATTATTTGACTATCGATTTAAATCAGTTGTACGGACGCCATCGGACGGCACACACATTCGGTTCGGAACGTTTCTATAGCCCAGCAGTGGCCATTGTGCTCTCACCACTTAGTGTCACTAAAGTGTCGGTTGTGAAATATTGTGACGTGACTAACCGTTGGCCGTTCAGGATGAAACTGTTCGTAGTGTTGTTTGCCCTGTTGGCGGTTGCCCTTGCAGCACCGGCGGCACAGTTTGGCTTCGGATATCCCGGCTTGGGAGGAGGTATTACAGTGGGAATGTTTGGGTGTTTGCCGCTAGAGGGCACAGTGCAAACAAGTGTAGTTGTTCTTTGTAGTGATTGCAGTATGTGTAGTATTGTAGCTTATTTCGGAGATAAAAACAATAGTGTGGAAGAGTTGTAATCCCTTGCGCTAACAGTAGTTTTAAGCAGTTTAATATAAGTAGTGTTTGGAgtagtgaaattaaatttattctttttttatttttggtaataTGGCTGATGCTCCTGTTTGCTTCCAACGTGTCTTCTCTTTTATTGCAATTACCAACTGGTTTGGTAACGATGAAACATGTGTGTTGAATTGCTTCAAATTCCTTCTGAAGCTAAAGCATATCGAAAAGGTAgttaatttccaaaaaaaaagaaaaacattttcttattgttttaatgaaaatgcataatttattcctttggttttttaaattttcatttatttatttattatgatgGTGAAACCGATCGATGCACCGTCCACAAACATTTGGTTCATAACAacaaccatacacacacacacgcgcgctaCCGCCCTTTATTTCATCAATCGATCATTGTTACACAATGACATCTTCGATCGTTGTCTCAATGTGGCACATGAATTTGATATGCAACGGCCCTTGCGCTTCATATGACCTTCCTGCTGCATcttgcacacaaaaacaaacgcataAATAATgaatcacacacgcacacgcagcTTTACGCAGAGGTATGATAGAGTTTTTGCATTGATTTAAATTCTTTCCAACCTTTTAGTTAAGGACACGCGGTACGATCAGGTTTATGTTAAGGAATTTTGAGAACTtgatgattgatttattcaggctaatgtttgttttatttgtacgaTCATTCTTGTCAAACATTGTTTACTTTCCAGTCCAAAGTAAAGAACAGAATTGAAAGAGCAAATTACTTAACCTCCTTCGTTTTTCCATCAGATAaaatctctctctttttgctGATGTTTATCATTgacaaatggtttgttttgctaattttttttacaatacttCTTTAACGGTTTGGTGACATAAAATCCCACGCgttgaataaatttgaaaaatccCCGAAATTCTCACACCAATctgggcacaaaaaaaaacaccgattaTCGGTTTGTTGAACAAGCATAGAATCCATTCATTCGATGCTACCTGTTGTTGAGTAGAGGAGGAAATCAAGAAGTTACAAACGTGTGCCAAGCCTCTACCATTCAACTGTTGATTGAGTTGCCAATCCATTTTGACATCTTTAGTGGTGACCGGTTGACATCGATTATACATGGATTGTGAAGAGATTCTGTTTGCAATTCCATCGAAAGAGGGGATTTGCAAACAGATAttcgacgatgacgacgacctGCCCATAAGAAGGTCGTCTCATGAGATAACGAACACGTTTCGTTGCGTTCTAATTTGTTTGCGTTGTGGTTCTGTTCAGGGATTTACGCCAACGGTCCTTATcacatattttaatgcaacagTAACATTATGGTACATTTTAAGAAGTGATCTTGCAATATTTTATGAGTAATCGTCAAATTCTTTAAGATAGTTGATGATCATGAAAACTTTTTGAAAGTAGTAACTTTGTAAATGATTGGTTGAAGCTCCGAAAGTcctaaataaaacaaaaaagatgagTAAAACACACTAAAATCACACACCTTTACATAGTACCACATGGTAGTCATTGTTCTCTTAGCATGGTGTTGATCGTACTGCGTAGTAACATTCCATCCACTACTGACCACCCTTCCTTGCCCTCTTCTTCCTAATTCTATGCCACCAGTAGTTTGCTACTAATCCTTCCGGTTTACGGTCGGTTCTTTTAGGCTTAATTCCAGTAGCGGTTCCGGTTCCGGTAGCGGTAGCACCGATCGGTGTCGCACCGGTCGCTGTACTATCGCCAGTTGGATACGTAGCGCCAGGTAATGGGGTTCGTCGTCTTGGAGTAGCTGAAAGTTTAACATAGCAACTGCTCGAAAAATCATTGTCGCAGGGGGGTTGAcatacattgaaaaaaaaaagaactcattattaataatttccttttttttacctttttcgtATTAATTCTTTTGTCCCAATTTTTAAATGCCTACATGGGATTACTTTTGAACGAACAAGGATATCGTCAACGTCCGCATTATCATCGTCATTATCCAGAACCCTACTATGGTGGATATCATGGTGGGCCGGTAGGTGGTGGCGGATTCTCCGGTAGCCAAGCTAACGCCCAGTCAGCTTCGTTCAACATCGGACTCGGTGGCATTTCGGGCTCGTTCAGTAACTCGAACGCCAACTCATTCGGCGGTGGCCATGGCGGTGGTTTCGGTGGATCTGGTGCTCAAGCTTCAGCCCAGTCTGGATCGTTCGGTGGCGGCCTTGGAGGATTCGGTGGCTCAGCATCCAGTGCCCAAGCGTCGGCCAACTCGTTCGGTGGAGGCGGTGGTGGTTTGTTCCCGTAAGTATTGAAGTATGAATCGCTTTTCACCAAGGTTTAGTTATTAATCAATACCGTTTTCGAATCTCTTTTTAGATTCTTCTAAATGAAAACACACCCGGAGACTGTATGTATGCGGATAACCGAAACTGCTGAAGAGAAATGACAAATACCACGCATTTATTCCCCCCTCCCACTACATTGCCATCCTTGTGCCTAATGTTTTGTTACGCTGAATCCATACTCGTGTTGTAagctatttttatgtttatttatgaataaaatatcgaGTAAAACCCTAAAACGTGGTTTCAAACATGTTTGCATGAGGTTCGCtttaaaaagaaaggaaaagcacGCAACAAACCCGATTGCTCTTACGCCCTTTTAGATGTAGGCCAAACAGGTTTGGTTCAgtcaaaagacttcaacgcaaCGGACGGACGGTGATAGGCGACGAACCTTTTATAATGTTTGAATGACGCTCGAAAGCTTCATCTTTTAGTGTACGGGAGCAACATCCAGTTCAATGTCGGTGGTTGTGAATTAATATGTCCTTCGTTTGCCGCTTGTGTGTCAGTTGGCAGTTGTGAAAGCATTGCAACTCTTATCTATGTTCCATTGCAGATTTTATTCacttcattgatttttttatacgtTCCGCATGACCCACGGAGAAAATCTCTTTAGACATCGTTTAAAATTTGTGTCGTTTATTCAAACTGGTTTCTAAAATGTATGCATAGAGTAGTTCTAGCGTTAAAACATAccaatgaaatgaaagaatCCCACGTATTCCATCGCATGTGATAGCGCTTTTTGTGAAAGATGATTCCTTTCAGAGAGCCAAGCCATTTTCTATTATCTTGTATCAGTATAATAAAAGATCATGCCACTATTTTACTTTCTTACTCTGCTTTCTACTTTAATTACTTCTCCAATAAATATTTGCGTTTTTCGATACATCCGCGTGTTTATACTTCGTCATGGCCCTCGAAATAACAAGACTATGAGCACTTTTAGAGCTTATTTAACTTGTGTTGTTAAAAATTTAcgacatttatt
The DNA window shown above is from Anopheles funestus chromosome 3RL, idAnoFuneDA-416_04, whole genome shotgun sequence and carries:
- the LOC125769949 gene encoding uncharacterized protein LOC125769949 isoform X1; this encodes MPAGQQNITPAYPSTPVREASFASCLFSSQEKPYPMFRIQEEGCAVPTPNGSWPDQAQHKNHYLTIDLNQLYGRHRTAHTFGSERFYSPAVAIVLSPLSVTKVSVVKYCDVTNRWPFRMKLFVVLFALLAVALAAPAAQFGFGYPGLGGAKAYRKALRRGLIPVAVPVPVAVAPIGVAPVAVLSPVGYVAPGYRQRPHYHRHYPEPYYGGYHGGPVGGGGFSGSQANAQSASFNIGLGGISGSFSNSNANSFGGGHGGGFGGSGAQASAQSGSFGGGLGGFGGSASSAQASANSFGGGGGGLFPFF
- the LOC125769949 gene encoding AT-rich interactive domain-containing protein 1B-like isoform X2; its protein translation is MPAGQQNITPAYPSTPVREASFASCLFSSQEKPYPMFRIQEEGCAVPTPNGSWPDQAQHKNHYLTIDLNQLYGRHRTAHTFGSERFYSPAVAIVLSPLSVTKVSVVKYCDVTNRWPFRMKLFVVLFALLAVALAAPAAQFGFGYPGLGGGLIPVAVPVPVAVAPIGVAPVAVLSPVGYVAPGYRQRPHYHRHYPEPYYGGYHGGPVGGGGFSGSQANAQSASFNIGLGGISGSFSNSNANSFGGGHGGGFGGSGAQASAQSGSFGGGLGGFGGSASSAQASANSFGGGGGGLFPFF
- the LOC125769949 gene encoding uncharacterized protein LOC125769949 isoform X4; its protein translation is MPAGQQNITPAYPSTPVREASFASCLFSSQEKPYPMFRIQEEGCAVPTPNGSWPDQAQHKNHYLTIDLNQLYGRHRTAHTFGSERFYSPAVAIVLSPLSVTKVSVVKYCDVTNRWPFRMKLFVVLFALLAVALAAPAAQFGFGYPGLGGGYRQRPHYHRHYPEPYYGGYHGGPVGGGGFSGSQANAQSASFNIGLGGISGSFSNSNANSFGGGHGGGFGGSGAQASAQSGSFGGGLGGFGGSASSAQASANSFGGGGGGLFPFF
- the LOC125769949 gene encoding spidroin-1-like isoform X3, encoding MPAGQQNITPAYPSTPVREASFASCLFSSQEKPYPMFRIQEEGCAVPTPNGSWPDQAQHKNHYLTIDLNQLYGRHRTAHTFGSERFYSPAVAIVLSPLSVTKVSVVKYCDVTNRWPFRMKLFVVLFALLAVALAAPAAQFGFGYPGLGGAKAYRKALRRGLIPVAVPVPVAVAPIGVAPVAVLSPVGYVAPEPYYGGYHGGPVGGGGFSGSQANAQSASFNIGLGGISGSFSNSNANSFGGGHGGGFGGSGAQASAQSGSFGGGLGGFGGSASSAQASANSFGGGGGGLFPFF